The Fundidesulfovibrio terrae genomic sequence GAATCACCCGGCGCCAAGTCGCGCCCTATGGCTGCGGGTGCCCATGCTCCGGCCCCGGCCGACACCGACACTTGGCCTTCCGCAAACACCAGCCGTCCGGCCGGGTCTTGGATTGCCCAGGCCGAAGAAGCCCATAACATGAGCGTAAGAACAACCAAGCAGTACCAGCCCTTCGGATTCATGCAAGCCTCCGTGCATTGGAGTATGCCTTTGGTACAGCCCGCTACAGCCCCTGACGATCATGATGGTTTCAACGAACTACACATTTGCCAAGACATTGGGAGGCAACAGCCCTCGAGAACACTGGCCTTCATCAACTGACTATTTGGACTCCATCACATGAACTGCGTCCCATTCGGGGCCGGGGGGAGTCAGGGCGAAACTTCTGCACCGGTCGAGCATGACCGTGGATGGTCCATCCTTGGTTTTTTGCTCGAGAACCTGGGCGAACAATATCTGGGCCCGGCCGAAATCCTGGGTCCTGTAGGCCTGAAGCCCTTTTTCGTAAATCACGGCCCACTGTGGCTGGGGTTCGCTCAGACCCACCAGTTCGAAAATTTCCACCGGCTTGGCCCGACCCTTCACCCGGATTGCATCTACTGGGCGCAGTATGAATTCAGAGCCAAGAAGCGTCCGGGTTTCGCCGCTGACCAGAATCCCCGTGCCATAGAGTTTGTTCACGGATTCCAGGCGCGAGGCCAGGTTCACGGTGTCTCCCAGGCAGGTGTAGTTGACTTGCTCTCGTGAACCTACATTCCCGGCCACAACCTTCCCTGAATGAATGCCAATGCGTGCGTATAAGCCAGGGACACCCTGGGCTTCCCACTGGTCGCGCAGGTCCTTCAAAGCCCTTTCCATGCCCAAGGCCGCGCGGCAGGCATGGGGCGCATGCAGGTTGTCGCGCAGGGGGGCGCCCCAGAAGGCCATGATGGCGTCGCCGATGAATTTATCCAGGGTGCCGGAGTTTTCCTTGATGATTGCGGTCATGGGGGTGAAGTACTCGGAGAGAACTGTCATCAATTCGCCCGGGGCCATGAGCTCGGAGAATGAAGTGAACCCCGCCAGGTCGGAAAAGAGCACCGTGGCCTCAACTTCCTCGCCCCCAGGCTCCAGGAGTTCTGGTCTGGCCAGGAGCATGTCAACCACAGCCGGAGAAACGTAGCGAGAGAACGCCAGACGGATGCGCCGTCTCTCCCGCGATGTTCTCATGTATCCGTCAAGAAGGAGGAATCCCTCGGCGGCCAGCACTCCGACCGACAAAAACAATGCGGGAAACCACACGAGGAACGCCGCGAACAGGACGTAGGAGAACCCCACGACTCCGGCGGCCATGGCCGCCGAGGTCAGAAATCCGGCCAGAGGTCTCATTCGCGCTAGCAGTAGGGCCGCGCAAGGTAGGAGGAGGAATGCCGCAACCACTTCGCTCCAGCGGGGGGCAAGCGTTCCGGTGCGCCCGGAAAGCAACGAAGAGAGTATGGTGGCGTGCAGTTCCACACCCGAGGTGTTTAAACCGGTGTCATGGCTGAAGGGGGTGCGGAAGGAATCGGCCTGTCCTGCAAGATCGGGTTGCGCTGCCAGGGATCGGCCCACCAAGACGATTTTTCCTTGCAGGATGTGCGGGGGGAGGGGATGGGCATCGTCAAGTACCTGGGTGTAAGAAATCGTACGGATGGTGCGGGGAGGCCCCAAGTGGTTTACGAGTCCGCCCTGCGGGATGGAAGTTGGACCAGTCTGAAGATGGGCAAGGGCCGCTGAGGGTAGCGTTGGCTGTCCAGAGAGACGGGTGACGAAGCTGCGGATCGTTCCGTCCGGATCGGGGGTGAGCATGGCGAGGCCCGTGTCCAAGGTTGCGTTTCTGAAGCGGGGGAGGGGTTCCACCAGCATCAGGCGGCTGAAGGCGGGATCCTCCACTCTGTCCAGGGTGGAAGCCAGAATCACCCGACCGTTGTCGCGAATCGCATCCTCCAGGGCTTGATCGTCCTCTGGAGGGGACGGTTCTGCAAATACCACATCTAGCATCACAAGCCCTGCCCCGGCCCGGGAGAGCCGGCGAAGGAGTTCCGCGTGAACCCGGCGCGGCCAGGGCCAGGCCAAGCCTAGTTCCTTGATGGAGGGCTCATCGATGGCCACGATGACGAGATCAGCCGGAGCTGGCCGTGGGCCGCGCAGGAGAAAGAAAGCGTCGAAAAGCTGGCTTTCCAGTTGCCTCCTTGGGGGACTAGCGCAGAACAGCACGGCCACTACCGCGAGCAAGACTCCAGCTAAAAGTGGGATGACATATGTGCTCCGCTTAGTCCCGGACGTCAGGGGGCCAGGTGAGCCGAAGGGGCCGGGAGGCATTGTGTCCATCTCCTTCCTGGGCATGGGAGGGCAACGCCTGGATGTAGAGACAGCATGTAACAGATTTTTCAATAAATATAAAAGCACAGGGGAGAGGGGAGGGTCAAGTATGGATTGCCGTGAGTTTCATGGCTAGTCCTGGTGGTCGGCCGAAAAACATTGTCTTTTGGGGGGAAGCAGCTCCCGTCGGGAAGTAAATACCCGTGTGATCCAATGTCATATCCGAAGGGCACTCGGACCGTTATGAACGCCACCAAAAGCTTAACAAGCCAATTCACTGAAAATCAACTCGGCTAGAAAGAGAGTGAGAAGGAGGTTTTCAGAGGCTGGTCAGGTTAGCACCCTTGAAAGCGCCTAGCTGAATGTGCTGATGATCACCAGAGGGAGAGGGATTTTGCTCCAATTTTGCTCCACTGTGAGTGCAAGCTGGTGAATACTGGAGCAAACCAGTGAACACCTATACACATGGCAACATTGGAAGATCAAAAAAATCCACCTGATATCGTTGAGCATTGAAAGAGACGTAAAATCCCTTGATCCGAAAGGGGCGTGCCGGTTCGAGTCCGGCCTCGGCACCAAATGTTTCAAGTCGTTATCTGATTTGCATGCGCTCGCCCCTCGGGTGGGTTAAAGGGCGCGTTGCGAAGTTCCTCCCCCTATACCCTTGCCTTGAGAATGAAGGCAGGTGGAATCGGCTGAACCTCCAGGCATTTTTTGTTCAAGTTGGCGGCGATTCATCGCGCCATAAGCGTTCATACCGATAGCGCGTGGCCGACATGCGTAATCGCAAGCACCAGAGCCGTGCCATTTGCCCAGTTCGGCCGTTGGATCACGGTCGGTCTCGCACAGGATGTTCACCTTTTGCAATTCTGAATGATGTGCCAAACGCCTTGCACCTTTTGTGACGTCAGGAATCATTTTTCAGATTTCAACTGGCTCGAAATAAGACATGCAGATCACTGGAATCACACGATTGGCTTATTCTCTGTTCCGAATGCTTGTCTCATGTAGAGAGACAAAACATGCGGTCATCCACGTGACTGGAATAAGTTCCGCAAGAAAGACCGTGGTTTTGGCTGTTGCTTTACATTGTTTGAATCTTGTTTCCGAGTAATTTTTGAGGATAAATCGCTAAAACTTTTGGTAATTTTTGCATCAGGATGATTTTCGTGAAGAAGTGCTCCGCTATGGCAGCATGAGCTGATCCTTTTGTAGTCGTTTGGTATAGTGTGAAATACATCAATGGCAAGAAATTTGCTTATATCTTCGATGGTGAGTTTTGAGGTTGAATCGAACCGATTCACAATGATTCGTATTTTTGACATAAAGTTTTCATTGTAGTCTCTTAAAAATCCAACATAAAGCTTGGCGTTGCGCAGGGAAAGGATGTCTGGTTGGCAGGTTATTGCGATGTATTCAGAAGTGTTTAAGTATGCGAGGTCAATCTCGTTTAGTCCTGAGCCGTGGTCAATAACGATATACTGGTAGATGCTTTTTGCAACTTCAAGAATGGAAGACATGGCTTCGACAGAAGCGAGAGGGATCTCGTTGTGGTGCGAAATTGGGGGTAGAACGTTCAGGCCGGTCTTATGTTTTGCGGCGACATCCGTAAGCAAAGAAGCATCAAGGCGATGAACTTCGCGTACAAGGTAGCCCATGGTGTGCATAGGATCAACGTCAAGGATGACGTGTGCATCACCATGTGGCTGGTGAAGGTCCATCAGTAATGTTGGGTCATTATTTGTCTGTATCGATAGCGCGGTGTTCACGCATATCGAGGTGTTGCCGGTGCCTCCTTTTGCTCCAAGAAAAGATATTGTTCTACAATGTACATCGTTGCGATAGCGTTCCTTGTAGTATCTCTTCGCAAATGTTTCGATTGATGCTTCAAATTTGTTGATGGATAGAGGGAGAAGGAAGTAGCCACGGACGCCTGTGTTAACAAATTCCAGGATGCGTGAATGGTTCGCTTCGGTAGAGATGACAAGAATTTCAAGCGCTGGATTTATATCGAGAAAGTTGCGAATTTTAATAAGAGCATTGCCGAAGTCATCGACAACTTCAATGATGTATATGTCGGCATAATACGGAAATGTGGTGATCAGCGAAAATTCAGAACGACTGGAAATTGAATCGTATATAATTCTTGACGCAGCTGCATCTTCAACTTCAATGCAAACTTTCATTTTATTGTCCATAAGTTCTCCGGTGAAGTTGACATTTTAATGCAATACTTATTGTGCGTTGCCGCGCCAACGCTTGACCGCATTTGTAATGAGCGAAGAATCGTACGTGTCGCTTTCCCATAGGGAAGAAGCTGCGAGAGACTGTCTGCGGGGCATGTGTTCAGGTTCAAGCATGTCGATACGAATCCGCATAGGGGTGGAAACGGCATCTCCCACGATGATTGCGTCCCTTGTCCGCAGAGAGGGTAGCGCTTTAAATATGCTCAGGCAATTTTCTGGAAGGGCGTGGCTGATGAAGTCTTGATCGGAGGATGTTGTTAGGCGTAGGCATATCAGGGTGTTGCACTGAGAGAGAATGCGTTCGGAAATATCCGAGGGGCGCTGAGTGACGAGTCCCAGGCCGACGCCGTACTTACGTCCCTCTTGGGCAATGCGTGCGATAGCGTGGCTGGCCGGGAGCGTGGCGGTTTCGTCCTTGCTGGGTATGTAGCGGTGAGCTTCCTCGCAAACGAATAGGATTGGAGGAGATGTCTCGTTGTGGCTCCAGACCGCAAAGTCAAATACTATGCGAGCGATAAGCGAAACAATGATATTGATGATTTCTCCAGGAGTGCCGGAGAGGTTCAGGATCGTGATGGGTTTGCCGTTTGTGGGGATGCGTAGGATCTTTGCAAGTATGTCTGGGAAAATGTCGCGAACGACAAAGTCTGCGAACATGAATCCGAATCGTTTGTCGTGTTGGAGCTGGTCAATGCGTGTAAGAATTGCCTGGTAGGGCAACGTGTTTCCTTGTTTGTCCAATTTTCCCATCTCTTCACAGATCAGTTCTCGAACTCGACTCATGCGGTATGGAGAAGGGCTGTCAATGGTAATGTTTTGTGTTGCCTCGATTGATGTTAGATGGTCAGCTTTTGCAACAGTTACACATCTTAGTAATATGTCTGACTGTGTCTGGTATTGTGATGCATCTCCTTGGCAAATGACCTTTGTTAGCTCATGAAAGTTTAACAGCCAATATGGTAGTTCTATTGAACTAACATCAATGTATTCCGAGTGATGTCCAAAAGCCATTTTGTACTCATTGTGAGGGTCAATGAGTATCACATGCCCATGAGGGTAACGCTGAAGGATTGCGTTTAAAAGTACTGCCAAAGAGCATGATTTCCCGGACCCAGTCGACCCTAATATGGCAAAATGTTTGCTAATCAAGTCGTCGACGTCAACGCCCACGGAGACGTTTTGATTCTGGTGTAGTGTTCCTATCTTGACCGATTTGCGATACGGCATCGTATAAATTTCACGAAAATTCTCCTCGGAAACTGTCTTAATGCTTTGTCCAAGTGACGGGTATGATGCGATACCTCTTTTGAATCGCAATTTTCCAGTTGCAGATCTTGCTATCTCACCAAATAAATCGATATTAAAGTGAACTTGATGTTGGTCGGGGCTGGGGGGATTTTGAGTTATTGTTGAGCACTCATTTATCATGCCGTATATTGTCGAGTCAGTTGTCTCAATCTTGACGAGGTCTCCGACCTGAATTTTGGGGGCCGTATCGTTTTCGTTTGCTTGGATAAACAGGCCGATGACTGACGAGTTTGAGACGGAGATCACTTGGCCAAGAACTGTCCCGTGAAGTGCGTCTTGATTGGTGAGGCTATTCATTGGTAGAATATGGTTTGCTTCGTGTGTCGGTAAGGTTGAAGATTTCCATGGTGAATTATGTCTAATGTGCTTGTGTTGGGTTGCTGCGCATGTCTTGCATGGTGGTCTGTGTAGGCGAATTCAATGTCACGGGTTGGTGAGCGGGATTGGAGTTTTGTCCTGAGAAGCAGAGGAGGGAATGCCGACGTTTGTTGGCGTCCTGACGGGTGGTTTAGTTGTCTCGCTCCTCACTCCCCCGTCAGCGGCGGGCGCTGGGTTGCCGTTGGGGGGGGTGATCGTGTCAGGTCTGACGGATGGTGTCTCCTGTTGCGCCGATCCATACCTGATGATGTTGTCGTGGGCAGGTTTGTATATCGTCGGGCTTGTGTTGATAGCCTTGTTGAAGAGTTCCATTGCCTTTTGATTGTCTCCTGCATCTATGTAGCAGCATCCGACATTATTATACGCAAATGCGTCTCCGCCACTGGATTTGAATAATTTGAAGGCTTCTTCGTAGCGCTTAAGGCGGCATAGAGTTAGCGCAAGGTTGTTTTGGGTTCGTTTCGATTGGCCAATTTTTAAAGACTTCAGGAAAGAATCTCTGGCGTTCTCGTACTGTCCGAGCATGAAATAGGAAATACCAAGGTTATTGAGAATGTTTTGGTTCTCTCCCCTTTGTGAAATGACATCCTGAAATTCCTTGGCCGCTAGATCAGGTTTTCCAACTTTATTGTATGTGGCGCCAAGGAGATATTTTGCGTAATATTGCTTGGGGTCTTTTGAGACCAAGTCGACAAGCCTGTTCTCCGCCGGGCCGAAATCTCCTGCCATATACAGTGCATATCCGCAAAATACCGCAGCATCACGATTGCCAGGGTCGATTTTAAGTGCTTCGTCGAACCTTTTCGCTGCTTTTGCGTATGATCCCGTACCCAGAAGCACCTTGCCTTTCTGTATCTCTGCTGTCACTGCTGGGTAGCCCGCTTTGACGGCTTGGTCGTATAGTTCGAAGGCTCGGTCTATTTCATTGTTTTTTGCCGCTTGTTCTGCCTGACTAACAAGTTGGGATGAAGCTTGATTCCCTGATCCGGATTTTGCTTTGTCTCCCTCAGCTTTGCTCGAGAATTTTGAGCATCCTTGCGAAACACTCAGTAAGGTCAGTACTCCCAAAGCAAATAAAGCCTTGGTAAATCCTCTTGACGGCAGGAAAAACCATGTGGTCATGTTCTGCTGTTCCTTACTTTCCAAATACACGTGAAATTTGAATAACCGCCGGGCCCATGATGATCATGAACAGCGGAGGAAGAATAAATAGTACCAGCGGGAATAGTAGTTTGACAGGAAGTTTCATGGCTATTTCTTCCGCTTTTTGGAAGCGTTGCGTCCTCATGACATCAGAATAAATCCGCAGTGACTGGGCTATGCTCGTGCCGAAGATGTCCGATTGGATTATCAATGTTGCCAAGTTGTTCACTTCAAGAATGCCTACGCGGTTCGACAGGCTTTTTAAGGCATCCGTTCTTCCCTTTCCTGCTCGAAGCTCAAGTAGCATGAGCTTGAATTCTTCGCCCAAGGCGGGGTGGCCGGTTTTAATTTCCTCGCTTATTCTGTATATGGCCTGATCAAATCCCATTCCAGACTCGATGCAGATGATGAGCATGTCGAGTGCATCCGGAAGGGATTTCAGGATTTGCCTTTGCCTGTTTCGAACCATGTAATCCAGTATGAAAACCGGCAAGTAATAACCTATGCCTGCAAGAGACAAGTATAGCAGGATGGTTATATGTAGCTTTGGAGATGTCAGGATTGTCGTGTGAATAACAAAGGCCAGGGATAGCCCAAGAACGAACAATCCAAGCCTGCCTCCAAGAAAGGTCGCTCGTGCACTGGATTTGCGAAATCCGGCGCGAACGAATTTTTGTTCTGTTTCCGATGTCGTGTCGTCATCTATCAATTTGAGAGAGGTGCCCACCCTGCTAATGGTGTGTGTTACAAGCTGAGCAGCTGAAACAGGTGTAGTCTCAAACAAATTATTTGATATATCAATCGTAGAATGCTTTTTGAGTCTTTCGTTGATCAGGCGACGCCTGTTTTCTTTCTGCATCATGATGAATAGCAGGACAAATGTCGTAAGCACGACAAGTGTTGCTGCTGCAGAAAAAAGTAGATCTTTTAGAGTAATATTATCATACACGGATGTTCACCATCCTTTGAATTACGAGAATTCCGATGGCAAGCATTGTTCCGGAGGCATATAGTATGTAATTGCCAGCAGTCGTGTCAAACAGCACAGCCATGTACTTCGGGTTCAGAAATTTGATTACGCCCATCATCACAGGCGGCAGCAGGAACATGACGAGACCAGAGTATCTTCCTTCAGCGGAAAGGGCCGCGACTTTTCCTTTGAGTTTTGCTCTTTCGCGAATCAAATATGAGATTGAGTCCATAATCTCCGTCAGTTTGCCGCCTGTCTCGCTTTGAATCTTCACGGCGGCCACGAAAAACACCACGTCCGGAGAAGGGACGCGTTCCGCCAGACTGTCCAAGGCATCATTGATATGGCCGCCGAAATTGATCTCCTCGATCGTCAAACGGAACTCTTCCCGAATAGGGTCTGCGAACTCCTGGGAGACCAGGGTCATACCGCTTGTGAAGGTATGGCCGGCCTTGAGCGAACGCCCGATGAGGTCCAGTGCCTCGGGCAATTGTTCCTCGAAGAGAGTCAGGCGCTTGCGGATTTTTATTCGGACCCATCCTATCGGGACGAGCAAGAATGCTATGAAGAGGACAACCTGCAGGATGATCCCCCACCCCAGGAGCCTCGCAGCTCCCCCTCCAAGCAAGGCCAACAGGACCGAAACGAGCACGAACGATCCCAGGGATATATCCAGGTTCGCCTGGCGCAACATCCACCAGAGCGTGTCGTTCCAGCTTTTACGGAACAAGATCAGCTTCAGCCAGGGGGCGTGGCTTGGCCGTCCTCCTCTGAGATAGCTTTCCGGTCCGTCGGTCGTCGAGGACCTGCCGAGGGCGGCCAGCCGGTTGCGGAGGGCCTCCCTTTCGCTGTCTTGCAGGGCTGAGACGATCTGAAAGACAGAAAAGCCCAGGATGGTGCAGGCCCCGAGTATCACCAGATAAAGCCAGACCGGCATGGCACGTTCCTTAAATATCCAGCATCGTGCGCTGAACGAAGAGGTTGCCCGGCATCTTGATGCCTTTGGCTTCAAGACGTTCGGAGAATCTCGGCCTGATCCCCCTGGATACGAACCTGCCGCGCACTTTGCCGTCTGTGGTCAGGCCGTGCTGCTCGAAAGCGAAAATTTCCTGCATGGTGATGACCTCTCCCTCCATGCCGGTGATTTCTTGAAAGCTGAGCATCTTGCGGGTGCCGTCCGAGAGGCGGGCAATCTGGACCACAATGTCGATGGCCGAGCTGATGTAACGCTTAAGTGATGCCGGGGTCATATTGAAACCGGCCATGTACATCATCGTCTCCAGGCGCATGAGGGCGTCGCGCGGACTGTTGGAGTGGATTGTGGCGAGGGACCCGTCATGGCCCGTGTTCATGGCCTGCAACATGTCGAGGGCTTCGGCGCCGCGCACCTCGCCGATGATGATCCTGTCCGGGCGCATGCGCAGGGAGTTCTTGACGAGATCACGTTGAGTGACCTCGCCCTTGCCTTCGAGGTTGGGGGGGCGCGTTTCCAGGCGGACCACGTGTTCCTGCTTCAGTTGCAGTTCGGCCGCGTCCTCGATGGTGACGATGCGTTCATCGTTGGGAATGAATCGCGACAGGCAGTTGAGCAGTGTCGTCTTTCCGCTGCCGGTGCCTCCGGAAATAAGGATGTTCTGTCTTCCCCGGACGATGCTTTGCAGTACGTCGCCGAATTCCACGGGCATGGACTTGTATTTGATCAAGTCCGTGAGTTCCAGCGGCTCCTTGGAGAATTTGCGGATGGACAACACCGGGCCGTCGATGGACAAGGGCGGAATGATGGCGTTGACGCGCGAACCGTCAGGCAGGCGGGCGTCAACCATGGGCGTTGTTTCGTCCACGCGCCGTCCCATCCTGTTCACGATCCGGTCGATGATCTTTTTGAGGTGCGCGTTGTCCTTGAAACGGGCTTCCGTCAGTTCGAGCTTCCCGCTGCGCTCCACGTAGATGTGGTCGAAGGTGTTCACGAGGATGTCGTTGACGGTGGGGTCGCGCAAAAACGGCTCCAGCGGACCGTGCCCCCTCATTTCGTCGTGGATTTCCCGCACGAGCCGGTCCCGCTCGCCCTGGTTGAGGGGGACGTCCCGGAACTCTTCGTTGAGGAGCTTTTCTGAGAGCTTCGCTACTTCGCTCTTGAACAGCTCTCGCGGCATGGATTCCAGACGCGTCAGATCCATGAGCTCAATGAGGCGGTCATGGATACGCATCTTGATGTCATGATACGTCTCGGCATTCTTTGCAGCATCGGAATGCGGCGAAATCCCTCCGGCCGGGGACATGGGATTGTGCGTATTGATGAAGGCCATGTGGTTGCTTGCTCTTCTCTTTTGCTTTTCGTTGCGTCCTAGCGGCTGGAATCCCTGACGAGGCTCACGCCGAACAGGGTTCCACACGTGCCCCCGGGGTCGCGGGTGGGCGATTCTGCCAGGGCGTTCATGAAGTATCCTGTCACGTTGCCGCTACCGTCAATCTCCTTGATGAACATCGCACCCAGCTGATAGACTTTAACG encodes the following:
- a CDS encoding ATP-binding protein, with the protein product MNSLTNQDALHGTVLGQVISVSNSSVIGLFIQANENDTAPKIQVGDLVKIETTDSTIYGMINECSTITQNPPSPDQHQVHFNIDLFGEIARSATGKLRFKRGIASYPSLGQSIKTVSEENFREIYTMPYRKSVKIGTLHQNQNVSVGVDVDDLISKHFAILGSTGSGKSCSLAVLLNAILQRYPHGHVILIDPHNEYKMAFGHHSEYIDVSSIELPYWLLNFHELTKVICQGDASQYQTQSDILLRCVTVAKADHLTSIEATQNITIDSPSPYRMSRVRELICEEMGKLDKQGNTLPYQAILTRIDQLQHDKRFGFMFADFVVRDIFPDILAKILRIPTNGKPITILNLSGTPGEIINIIVSLIARIVFDFAVWSHNETSPPILFVCEEAHRYIPSKDETATLPASHAIARIAQEGRKYGVGLGLVTQRPSDISERILSQCNTLICLRLTTSSDQDFISHALPENCLSIFKALPSLRTRDAIIVGDAVSTPMRIRIDMLEPEHMPRRQSLAASSLWESDTYDSSLITNAVKRWRGNAQ
- a CDS encoding type II secretion system F family protein, with the protein product MYDNITLKDLLFSAAATLVVLTTFVLLFIMMQKENRRRLINERLKKHSTIDISNNLFETTPVSAAQLVTHTISRVGTSLKLIDDDTTSETEQKFVRAGFRKSSARATFLGGRLGLFVLGLSLAFVIHTTILTSPKLHITILLYLSLAGIGYYLPVFILDYMVRNRQRQILKSLPDALDMLIICIESGMGFDQAIYRISEEIKTGHPALGEEFKLMLLELRAGKGRTDALKSLSNRVGILEVNNLATLIIQSDIFGTSIAQSLRIYSDVMRTQRFQKAEEIAMKLPVKLLFPLVLFILPPLFMIIMGPAVIQISRVFGK
- a CDS encoding AAA family ATPase; protein product: MDNKMKVCIEVEDAAASRIIYDSISSRSEFSLITTFPYYADIYIIEVVDDFGNALIKIRNFLDINPALEILVISTEANHSRILEFVNTGVRGYFLLPLSINKFEASIETFAKRYYKERYRNDVHCRTISFLGAKGGTGNTSICVNTALSIQTNNDPTLLMDLHQPHGDAHVILDVDPMHTMGYLVREVHRLDASLLTDVAAKHKTGLNVLPPISHHNEIPLASVEAMSSILEVAKSIYQYIVIDHGSGLNEIDLAYLNTSEYIAITCQPDILSLRNAKLYVGFLRDYNENFMSKIRIIVNRFDSTSKLTIEDISKFLAIDVFHTIPNDYKRISSCCHSGALLHENHPDAKITKSFSDLSSKITRKQDSNNVKQQPKPRSFLRNLFQSRG
- a CDS encoding type II secretion system F family protein, producing MPVWLYLVILGACTILGFSVFQIVSALQDSEREALRNRLAALGRSSTTDGPESYLRGGRPSHAPWLKLILFRKSWNDTLWWMLRQANLDISLGSFVLVSVLLALLGGGAARLLGWGIILQVVLFIAFLLVPIGWVRIKIRKRLTLFEEQLPEALDLIGRSLKAGHTFTSGMTLVSQEFADPIREEFRLTIEEINFGGHINDALDSLAERVPSPDVVFFVAAVKIQSETGGKLTEIMDSISYLIRERAKLKGKVAALSAEGRYSGLVMFLLPPVMMGVIKFLNPKYMAVLFDTTAGNYILYASGTMLAIGILVIQRMVNIRV
- a CDS encoding adenylate/guanylate cyclase domain-containing protein, which produces MPRKEMDTMPPGPFGSPGPLTSGTKRSTYVIPLLAGVLLAVVAVLFCASPPRRQLESQLFDAFFLLRGPRPAPADLVIVAIDEPSIKELGLAWPWPRRVHAELLRRLSRAGAGLVMLDVVFAEPSPPEDDQALEDAIRDNGRVILASTLDRVEDPAFSRLMLVEPLPRFRNATLDTGLAMLTPDPDGTIRSFVTRLSGQPTLPSAALAHLQTGPTSIPQGGLVNHLGPPRTIRTISYTQVLDDAHPLPPHILQGKIVLVGRSLAAQPDLAGQADSFRTPFSHDTGLNTSGVELHATILSSLLSGRTGTLAPRWSEVVAAFLLLPCAALLLARMRPLAGFLTSAAMAAGVVGFSYVLFAAFLVWFPALFLSVGVLAAEGFLLLDGYMRTSRERRRIRLAFSRYVSPAVVDMLLARPELLEPGGEEVEATVLFSDLAGFTSFSELMAPGELMTVLSEYFTPMTAIIKENSGTLDKFIGDAIMAFWGAPLRDNLHAPHACRAALGMERALKDLRDQWEAQGVPGLYARIGIHSGKVVAGNVGSREQVNYTCLGDTVNLASRLESVNKLYGTGILVSGETRTLLGSEFILRPVDAIRVKGRAKPVEIFELVGLSEPQPQWAVIYEKGLQAYRTQDFGRAQILFAQVLEQKTKDGPSTVMLDRCRSFALTPPGPEWDAVHVMESK
- a CDS encoding CpaF family protein is translated as MSPAGGISPHSDAAKNAETYHDIKMRIHDRLIELMDLTRLESMPRELFKSEVAKLSEKLLNEEFRDVPLNQGERDRLVREIHDEMRGHGPLEPFLRDPTVNDILVNTFDHIYVERSGKLELTEARFKDNAHLKKIIDRIVNRMGRRVDETTPMVDARLPDGSRVNAIIPPLSIDGPVLSIRKFSKEPLELTDLIKYKSMPVEFGDVLQSIVRGRQNILISGGTGSGKTTLLNCLSRFIPNDERIVTIEDAAELQLKQEHVVRLETRPPNLEGKGEVTQRDLVKNSLRMRPDRIIIGEVRGAEALDMLQAMNTGHDGSLATIHSNSPRDALMRLETMMYMAGFNMTPASLKRYISSAIDIVVQIARLSDGTRKMLSFQEITGMEGEVITMQEIFAFEQHGLTTDGKVRGRFVSRGIRPRFSERLEAKGIKMPGNLFVQRTMLDI
- a CDS encoding tetratricopeptide repeat protein, with translation MTTWFFLPSRGFTKALFALGVLTLLSVSQGCSKFSSKAEGDKAKSGSGNQASSQLVSQAEQAAKNNEIDRAFELYDQAVKAGYPAVTAEIQKGKVLLGTGSYAKAAKRFDEALKIDPGNRDAAVFCGYALYMAGDFGPAENRLVDLVSKDPKQYYAKYLLGATYNKVGKPDLAAKEFQDVISQRGENQNILNNLGISYFMLGQYENARDSFLKSLKIGQSKRTQNNLALTLCRLKRYEEAFKLFKSSGGDAFAYNNVGCCYIDAGDNQKAMELFNKAINTSPTIYKPAHDNIIRYGSAQQETPSVRPDTITPPNGNPAPAADGGVRSETTKPPVRTPTNVGIPSSASQDKTPIPLTNP